A DNA window from Micromonospora inyonensis contains the following coding sequences:
- the lnt gene encoding apolipoprotein N-acyltransferase, producing the protein MTTLNEVRPAAAGTPPSPRPLPLAAAVALAVVAGLALLAAFPPYGWWPLAAVGVAALAAAAHRRRARAGAALGFLTGVTLFAPLLAWTNLHTGYLPWVLLSLSQAAYMALLGAATAYVSPLVDRRRALWPVATALLWVGQEALRDRTPFGGFPWGRLAFSQGDSPLLRLAGLGGAPLVTVAVALAGGLLATLSWRSWRRPRPHTVAPAVGLAAVVAAALAVPVGVRGGGEQVTVAIVQGNVPRLGLDFNAQRQAVLDNHVEATLGLARQVTAGQARRPDLVVWPENSSDIDPLRDTTAGARISRAADTIGAPILVGAVLRGPGEGQVRNAGLLWRPGSGPDTGQLYTKRHPVPFAEYVPMRNLARMVSKQVDRIRADFVPGDTPGVLRTGDAVLGDVICFEVAYDGLVRDTVTGGAELLVVQTNNATFDESEALQQMAMVRLRAVEHGRGALMASTVGVSGFVSPDGRVDGATGFNTGAVVVRQIRLGTGSTPATRMGVWPEVALLVAAGLVLAGAAVRRRRPVPPG; encoded by the coding sequence GTGACGACGCTCAACGAGGTACGCCCCGCCGCCGCCGGCACGCCGCCGTCGCCGCGTCCGCTGCCCCTGGCGGCGGCCGTGGCGCTGGCGGTGGTGGCCGGGTTGGCGCTGCTGGCGGCGTTCCCCCCGTACGGGTGGTGGCCCCTCGCCGCGGTCGGGGTGGCGGCCCTCGCCGCGGCGGCGCACCGGCGGCGGGCCCGCGCCGGCGCGGCCCTGGGTTTCCTCACCGGGGTGACCCTGTTCGCGCCGCTGCTGGCCTGGACGAACCTGCACACCGGCTACCTGCCGTGGGTGCTGCTGAGCCTTTCCCAGGCCGCCTACATGGCGTTGCTCGGCGCGGCCACCGCCTACGTGTCCCCGCTGGTGGACCGGCGGCGGGCGCTGTGGCCGGTGGCCACGGCGCTGCTGTGGGTGGGGCAGGAGGCGCTGCGCGACCGTACCCCGTTCGGTGGGTTCCCGTGGGGGCGGCTGGCGTTCAGCCAGGGCGACTCGCCGCTGCTGCGGCTGGCCGGGCTCGGCGGTGCCCCGCTGGTCACCGTCGCCGTCGCGCTCGCCGGTGGGCTGCTGGCGACCCTGTCGTGGCGGTCGTGGCGGCGGCCCCGCCCGCACACCGTCGCGCCGGCCGTGGGCCTGGCCGCCGTCGTCGCCGCCGCCCTGGCCGTCCCGGTGGGGGTGCGGGGCGGCGGCGAGCAGGTCACCGTGGCGATCGTGCAGGGCAACGTGCCCCGCCTCGGGTTGGACTTCAACGCCCAACGGCAGGCGGTGCTCGACAACCACGTCGAGGCCACCCTCGGTTTGGCCCGGCAGGTCACCGCCGGGCAGGCCCGCCGCCCCGACCTGGTGGTGTGGCCGGAGAACTCCAGCGACATCGACCCGCTGCGCGACACCACGGCGGGGGCGCGGATCTCCCGGGCCGCCGACACGATCGGCGCGCCCATCCTCGTCGGGGCGGTGCTGCGTGGCCCCGGCGAGGGGCAGGTGCGCAACGCGGGGCTGCTGTGGCGGCCAGGCAGCGGTCCCGACACCGGGCAGTTGTACACCAAACGGCACCCGGTGCCGTTCGCCGAGTACGTGCCCATGCGGAACCTGGCGCGGATGGTCAGCAAGCAGGTCGACCGGATCCGGGCGGACTTCGTGCCCGGTGACACGCCGGGTGTGCTGCGCACCGGTGACGCGGTCCTCGGTGACGTGATCTGCTTCGAGGTCGCCTACGACGGGCTGGTCCGTGACACGGTCACCGGCGGCGCGGAGCTGCTGGTGGTGCAGACCAACAACGCGACGTTCGACGAATCCGAGGCGTTGCAGCAGATGGCGATGGTCCGGTTGCGGGCCGTCGAGCACGGCCGGGGCGCGTTGATGGCCTCCACGGTCGGGGTGTCCGGGTTCGTGTCCCCCGACGGGCGGGTAGACGGGGCCACCGGGTTCAACACCGGCGCGGTGGTGGTCCGGCAGATACGGCTCGGTACCGGGTCGACCCCGGCCACCCGGATGGGCGTGTGGCCGGAGGTGGCGCTGCTGGTGGCCGCCGGTCTCGTCCTGGCCGGCGCGGCCGTGCGGCGACGCCGGCCGGTGCCGCCCGGGTAG
- a CDS encoding RNA polymerase-binding protein RbpA — MGERMLRGSRLGAVSYESDRNTELAPRQTREYLCAKGHQFEVPFAVDAEVPTTWECKFDGSVARLVDGSEPEQKKAKPPRTHWDMLLERRSIAELEDILAERLQEVRTRRGRA, encoded by the coding sequence ATGGGCGAGCGTATGCTGCGTGGTAGCCGTCTGGGCGCGGTCAGCTACGAGTCCGACCGCAACACGGAGCTCGCGCCGCGTCAGACCCGCGAGTACCTCTGCGCCAAGGGCCACCAGTTCGAGGTGCCGTTCGCCGTCGACGCCGAGGTGCCGACCACCTGGGAGTGCAAGTTCGACGGCAGCGTCGCCCGGCTGGTCGACGGCAGCGAGCCCGAGCAGAAGAAGGCCAAGCCGCCGCGCACCCACTGGGACATGCTGCTGGAGCGCCGGTCGATCGCCGAGCTGGAGGACATCCTCGCCGAGCGGCTTCAGGAGGTCCGCACCCGCCGCGGTCGCGCCTGA
- a CDS encoding bifunctional NAD(P)/FAD-dependent oxidoreductase/class I SAM-dependent methyltransferase: protein MDDRYDVVVIGGGAAGLAGAVALARARRSVLVVDAGRPRNAPAGGVHNHLGREGVAPAELLASARADVTGYGGHVVDATVTAVDRDDDGFAVALADGGRTRARRLLVATGGVDALADVPGLADRWGRDVLHCPYCHGWEVRDRRIGVIADGPLGVRQALLWRQWTPHVLLLRHHGDAPDPAQAEQLAARGVTVVDGPVTGVVVDDDLLTGVRLADGGLVRVDALVVATRVAARVDALAPLGLTPVDVDHEGQLVGTRIPADAVGATDVPGVWVAGNATAVAATVVVSAAQGVTAAGAINADLVAEDTAHAVEAYRHDLATMFEQDAWEERYRSRPAVWSGNPNPQLVAEAADLPPGRALDVGCGEGADAVWLARRGWQVTAVDIAPTAVDRTAAHSADAGVADRVTARHADLRVEAPEAGAYQLVSAQFMHLPAGQWRDLVARLADAVAPGGTLLVVGHHPLDLRTTARRMHFPELMFTAEQAAELLDAARWRVRVAQARPRAAVDPDGRDVTVHDAVLVAHRLP from the coding sequence ATGGACGACAGGTACGACGTGGTGGTCATCGGTGGCGGTGCGGCCGGGCTCGCCGGGGCGGTGGCCCTGGCCCGGGCCCGCCGGTCGGTGCTGGTGGTCGACGCGGGCCGGCCGCGCAACGCCCCGGCCGGTGGGGTGCACAACCACCTCGGCCGGGAGGGCGTCGCCCCGGCGGAGCTGCTCGCGTCGGCCCGCGCCGACGTCACCGGCTACGGCGGGCACGTCGTCGACGCGACGGTCACCGCCGTCGACCGGGACGACGACGGGTTCGCGGTCGCTCTCGCCGACGGGGGGCGGACGCGGGCACGGCGGCTGCTGGTGGCCACCGGTGGCGTCGACGCGCTGGCGGACGTGCCCGGCCTGGCCGACCGGTGGGGGCGCGACGTGCTGCACTGCCCGTACTGCCACGGGTGGGAGGTCCGCGACCGGCGCATCGGGGTCATCGCCGACGGACCGCTGGGGGTGCGGCAGGCGCTGCTGTGGCGGCAGTGGACCCCGCACGTGCTGCTGCTGCGTCACCATGGCGACGCGCCCGACCCGGCGCAGGCCGAGCAGTTGGCCGCCCGGGGTGTCACCGTCGTCGACGGGCCGGTCACCGGAGTGGTCGTCGACGACGACCTGCTCACCGGGGTCCGCCTCGCCGATGGTGGGCTGGTGCGCGTCGACGCGCTGGTGGTGGCGACCCGGGTGGCCGCCCGGGTCGACGCGCTGGCCCCGCTCGGGCTGACCCCGGTCGACGTCGACCACGAGGGGCAGCTCGTCGGCACCCGGATCCCCGCCGACGCGGTCGGGGCCACCGACGTGCCCGGGGTGTGGGTGGCCGGGAACGCCACCGCCGTGGCCGCGACGGTCGTCGTGTCCGCCGCGCAGGGCGTGACCGCCGCCGGGGCGATCAACGCCGACCTGGTCGCCGAGGACACCGCCCACGCCGTCGAGGCGTACCGGCACGACCTGGCGACCATGTTCGAGCAGGACGCCTGGGAGGAGCGGTACCGGTCCCGGCCGGCGGTGTGGAGCGGCAACCCGAACCCGCAGTTGGTCGCCGAGGCCGCCGACCTGCCACCGGGGCGGGCCCTGGACGTCGGCTGCGGGGAGGGCGCCGACGCGGTGTGGCTGGCCCGCCGGGGTTGGCAGGTCACCGCCGTGGACATCGCCCCCACCGCGGTGGACCGCACCGCCGCGCACTCCGCTGACGCGGGCGTCGCCGACCGGGTCACCGCCCGCCACGCGGACCTGCGCGTCGAGGCGCCCGAGGCGGGCGCCTACCAGCTGGTGTCGGCGCAGTTCATGCATCTGCCGGCCGGGCAGTGGCGGGACCTGGTGGCCCGGCTGGCCGACGCGGTGGCCCCCGGCGGCACCCTGCTCGTCGTCGGTCACCACCCCTTGGACCTGCGCACCACGGCCCGGCGGATGCACTTCCCCGAGTTGATGTTCACCGCCGAACAGGCTGCCGAACTGCTCGACGCGGCCCGCTGGCGGGTCCGCGTCGCGCAGGCCCGGCCGCGTGCCGCCGTGGACCCCGACGGTCGGGACGTCACCGTCCACGACGCCGTCCTCGTCGCCCACCGGCTGCCCTGA
- a CDS encoding polyprenol monophosphomannose synthase, with amino-acid sequence MGEQTGRTVGRPDVGRVLVVVPTYNEADNLAGIVDRVHRHAPGVDVLVADDNSPDGTGALADGLARVDPRVHVLHREGKAGLGAAYLAGFAWARRRGYDAVVEMDADGSHAPEDLPTLLDAARDADVVIGSRWQRGARVLNWPWRRLLLSRGGNWYARWALGVPVSDATGGYRVYRLRALDAVDLDRVCSRGYSFQVELSRLLHRAGARMVEVPITFAERERGSSKMSPWIVLEALWRITLWGLQDRRRGRRRPVAGRWP; translated from the coding sequence GTGGGCGAGCAGACCGGCCGGACGGTCGGACGTCCGGACGTGGGGCGGGTACTGGTGGTGGTGCCCACCTACAACGAAGCCGACAACCTCGCCGGGATCGTCGACCGGGTCCACCGGCACGCGCCCGGAGTGGACGTGCTGGTCGCCGACGACAACAGCCCCGACGGCACGGGGGCGCTCGCCGACGGGCTGGCCCGCGTCGACCCCCGGGTGCACGTGCTGCACCGCGAGGGCAAGGCGGGACTCGGCGCGGCGTACCTGGCGGGATTCGCGTGGGCGCGGCGGCGCGGCTACGACGCGGTCGTGGAGATGGACGCCGACGGGTCGCACGCCCCGGAGGACCTGCCGACGCTGCTGGACGCCGCCCGCGACGCCGACGTGGTCATCGGGTCCCGGTGGCAACGCGGCGCGCGGGTCCTGAACTGGCCGTGGCGGCGGCTGCTGCTGTCGCGCGGCGGGAACTGGTACGCCCGGTGGGCCCTCGGGGTGCCCGTCTCCGACGCGACCGGCGGCTACCGGGTGTACCGGCTGCGCGCCCTCGACGCCGTCGACCTGGACCGGGTGTGTTCGCGGGGCTACTCGTTCCAGGTGGAGTTGTCGCGGCTGCTGCATCGGGCCGGAGCGCGGATGGTGGAGGTGCCGATCACGTTCGCCGAGCGGGAACGCGGATCGAGCAAGATGAGCCCGTGGATCGTGCTGGAGGCGTTGTGGCGGATCACCCTGTGGGGGTTGCAGGACCGGCGGCGCGGACGGCGGCGGCCGGTCGCGGGCCGGTGGCCGTGA
- a CDS encoding FxsA family protein, translating into MRRTWRFVPLGLLAGLAAEVAVFVLVGEAIGFASAVLVVFAVSLVGLLLLRREGMRAWRGFRASVESHQPPGRQLTDGLVGLAGALLLAVPGLVSGVVGVALLVPPLRRLAGAGVQRATERRVSSMVAGDLFGPRRVRVYRGATPPTEPGPPRPGVDPAAAIEGEIVEPGR; encoded by the coding sequence ATGCGCCGGACGTGGAGGTTCGTACCGCTGGGGTTGCTGGCCGGGCTGGCCGCCGAGGTCGCGGTGTTCGTGCTGGTCGGCGAGGCGATCGGGTTCGCCTCGGCGGTGCTGGTGGTGTTCGCCGTGTCGCTGGTGGGTCTGCTGCTGCTGCGCCGGGAGGGCATGCGCGCCTGGCGGGGCTTCCGGGCCAGCGTCGAGTCGCACCAGCCACCCGGCCGGCAGTTGACCGACGGGCTCGTCGGCCTGGCCGGTGCGCTGCTGCTGGCCGTGCCGGGCCTGGTCAGCGGTGTGGTGGGGGTGGCGTTGCTGGTGCCGCCGCTGCGCCGGCTCGCCGGCGCGGGCGTGCAGCGGGCCACGGAACGGCGGGTGTCGTCGATGGTCGCCGGTGACCTGTTCGGTCCCCGCCGGGTGCGGGTGTACCGGGGTGCGACGCCGCCGACCGAACCGGGCCCGCCCCGGCCGGGCGTCGACCCGGCCGCCGCGATCGAGGGAGAGATCGTCGAACCGGGCCGGTGA